Proteins from a genomic interval of Fundulus heteroclitus isolate FHET01 chromosome 21, MU-UCD_Fhet_4.1, whole genome shotgun sequence:
- the LOC105921233 gene encoding transmembrane protein 200A — protein MIATGGLLRINARRQDSLRSKAHRPHPHKKKNKNKRRSEVVVVKGKLKLCSVPGLVAVLGILVLLVGVLMAALGYWPRDGLFFSSQPQEGAAMALMSFSSPTPALGWSPGGNQVGGAGSRAQNQCWKRWRRRGKWLQPNRSHQWDHPTSSTRISRRFLGQVSLL, from the exons ATGATCGCCACAGGCGGCCTGCTGAGGATCAACGCGCGGCGACAGGACTCCCTGAGGTCCAAAGCACACAGACCACATCCACAcaagaaaaagaacaagaacaaaag ACGCAgcgaggtggtggtggtgaaaGGGAAGCTGAAGCTGTGCTCCGTCCCAGGTCTGGTCGCTGTCCTGGGGATTTTGGTCCTGCTGGTGGGGGTACTGATGGCAGCTCTGGGCTACTGGCCTCGTGATGGACTGTTCTTCAGCTCTCAGCCACAGGAGGGCGCCGCTATGGCCCTAATGTCCTTCAGCAGTCCAACACCTGCCCTTGGCTGGAGTCCAG GAGGAAACCAGGTGGGAGGAGCCGGATCGAGGGCACAAAATCAGTGTTGGAAGAGatggaggagaagaggaaaatgGCTTCAACCAAACAGAAGTCACCAATGGGACCACCCAACATCTTCCACGAGGATTTCTAGAAGATTTCTTGGACAG GTATCTCTACTCTGA